CCCGATCGCCTCGCCGATCTTGACCGGCTGGATCAGCCGGCGCTTGTCGATGCGGACCTGCAGGCGCGCCAGGTCGGCCTTCAGGCGGGCCTCCTGCTTGTCCCGGATCGCCCGGTCCTTCTCGACCCGCTCGCTGCTGTGGCAGAGCACATGAGTTTGATCGCCCTGGCGCCGGCTCTTGACCTTGACCAGGCTCTTGCGTTGCGCCGGATTGGTCGGCGAGGTGGGCCGATGGACCGGGACGAAGTCGCCCTCATCGGCGAACTCGGCCAGCCAGGGATCGCGCTCGCTCTGGCGCATGGCGACCAGGTAATGCAGCCCACGCGAAGTGATCTGCTCAAGGTTCTGATCGAACGCCATGCCCCGGTCGACCACCACCGTCGCGCCCTTGCGCAGGCCCAGGTTGGCCTGCAGCCGGTCGAGCATCTCGCCCAGCGTGCTGCGGTCCTGGCGGTTGCCGGCAAAGATCTCGTGGCCCAGGGGAAAGCCCTCGCGGCCCAGCGCCAGGCCGATCAGAACCTGCTTGCCGTCCGGGCGCTTGTCACGGGAATGGCCCAGCTTGGCCTTGGGGTTGGCCTTGGCCTGACCCTCGAAGTAGGTCGAGGTCACGTCGTAGAGATAGATCTGGGAGTCCAGATCGAACAGGCTGCGCTCGCGCGCCGCCAGGGCCCGATCGATCGCCTG
This window of the bacterium genome carries:
- a CDS encoding IS1634 family transposase is translated as MYLRQSKRRYKGKTYSSYVLVESVRTPKGPRQKTVCTLGDLGPRSRADWLELVRKVEAALCAQGEMFEAQDDREVREIVAKIEVRRAEQSAQGSASGAPASDQGLISVDPAGVGSERHRSAGAVHVGHQFWRRLGLDRILADLGLDERSCKLSCAMVLNRLIAPSSEHAMPAWFRTTALQDILGLELEDRDEDWLYANMDKLEPHRQAIDRALAARERSLFDLDSQIYLYDVTSTYFEGQAKANPKAKLGHSRDKRPDGKQVLIGLALGREGFPLGHEIFAGNRQDRSTLGEMLDRLQANLGLRKGATVVVDRGMAFDQNLEQITSRGLHYLVAMRQSERDPWLAEFADEGDFVPVHRPTSPTNPAQRKSLVKVKSRRQGDQTHVLCHSSERVEKDRAIRDKQEARLKADLARLQVRIDKRRLIQPVKIGEAIG